One part of the Truepera radiovictrix DSM 17093 genome encodes these proteins:
- the trmH gene encoding tRNA (guanosine(18)-2'-O)-methyltransferase TrmH encodes MTKERYDKILRVLKKRQRDLSVLAENVHKPHNLSAMLRTCDAVGIGVVHALNPTGGVPTFNETSASAHKWVELRVHGSLAEARAALGGVQLLAAHFSGRALDYREVDYTRPTCVLFGNEKHGVSREAADAADAHIVIPMLGMVQSLNVSVAAAVILFEAQRQRLQAGLYDAPQLSERELHAWAFRWLYPRQAALFEAQGLPYPPLGDDGSILAAAPPDAR; translated from the coding sequence GTGACGAAAGAGCGGTACGACAAGATCCTCCGCGTTTTGAAAAAGCGCCAGCGCGACCTCAGCGTGCTCGCCGAAAACGTGCATAAACCGCACAACCTCTCCGCCATGCTCCGCACCTGCGACGCCGTAGGTATCGGGGTGGTGCACGCGCTCAACCCGACGGGCGGCGTGCCGACCTTTAACGAGACCTCGGCGAGCGCCCACAAGTGGGTCGAGCTGCGGGTGCATGGGTCGCTCGCCGAAGCGCGCGCGGCGCTCGGGGGGGTGCAGCTTTTGGCCGCGCACTTTTCAGGGCGCGCTCTAGACTACCGCGAGGTCGACTACACAAGGCCGACCTGCGTGCTCTTCGGCAACGAAAAGCACGGCGTCTCCCGCGAGGCCGCGGACGCCGCCGACGCGCACATCGTCATCCCGATGCTCGGGATGGTGCAGTCGCTTAACGTCTCCGTGGCAGCAGCGGTTATCCTCTTCGAGGCGCAGCGCCAGCGCCTGCAGGCGGGGCTGTACGACGCGCCGCAGCTCAGCGAGAGAGAGCTGCACGCGTGGGCGTTTCGTTGGCTCTACCCGCGCCAAGCGGCGCTCTTCGAGGCGCAGGGGCTGCCCTACCCGCCGCTCGGTGACGATGGCAGCATCCTTGCGGCGGCGCCACCCGACGCGCGCTAA
- a CDS encoding GH1 family beta-glucosidase, translating to MPAERATDTATEPSGGFPPGFVWGVATAAFQIEGATHEDGRGPSIWDTFCATPGRIEGGDTGEVACDHFHRWESDLDLIASLNVQSYRFSVAWPRVFPEGRGQVNVKGLDFYDRLVDGMLERGLQPNATLYHWDLPQALQDRGGWGSRDTAYAFADYAEVVTKRLGDRLAFCATFNEPWCIAILGHATGEHAPGLRDPQLALRVAHHLYVAHGLALPRLRANAPGAEHGIVLNLTPSYPASEAPEDEAAAARFDGFFNRWFLDPLLKGSYPQDLWEGYGDAVPEIAAGDLESFAQPLDFLGVNYYSRAVVAHDEAWPHFRNVPAGEAHTDMGWEVFPQGLTDLLVRLKRDYALPPLYITENGAAYPDRLEGGRVHDPERVRYYALHLTALQEAMRQGVDVRGYYAWSLMDNFEWAKGYSKRFGLFYVDYATQERVLKESGAWYREVVRANGQGLEVPQ from the coding sequence ATGCCCGCCGAGCGTGCGACGGACACCGCTACGGAACCGTCGGGGGGCTTTCCGCCGGGGTTCGTCTGGGGCGTGGCGACGGCGGCCTTTCAGATCGAGGGGGCGACGCACGAAGACGGGCGCGGGCCGAGCATCTGGGACACCTTCTGCGCCACCCCCGGCCGGATCGAGGGCGGCGACACCGGCGAGGTCGCCTGCGATCACTTCCACCGCTGGGAGAGCGACCTAGACCTCATCGCGAGCTTAAACGTTCAGTCCTACCGCTTTTCGGTCGCCTGGCCGCGCGTCTTCCCCGAGGGGCGGGGGCAGGTCAACGTCAAGGGGCTCGACTTCTACGACCGTCTGGTCGACGGGATGTTAGAGCGCGGCCTGCAACCCAACGCCACCCTCTACCACTGGGACCTGCCACAGGCGCTGCAAGACCGCGGGGGCTGGGGCTCGCGCGACACCGCCTACGCTTTCGCCGACTACGCTGAGGTCGTCACCAAGCGCCTCGGCGACCGCCTCGCTTTTTGCGCGACCTTTAACGAGCCGTGGTGCATCGCCATCTTGGGTCACGCCACCGGTGAGCACGCACCCGGGTTGCGCGACCCCCAGCTCGCCCTCAGGGTCGCCCACCACCTCTACGTGGCCCACGGCCTCGCGCTGCCGCGGCTGCGCGCGAACGCGCCCGGCGCAGAGCACGGTATCGTCCTCAACCTCACGCCCAGCTACCCGGCGAGCGAGGCGCCCGAAGACGAGGCGGCGGCGGCGCGCTTCGACGGCTTTTTCAACCGCTGGTTTCTGGACCCCCTCCTAAAAGGCAGCTACCCGCAGGACCTGTGGGAGGGGTACGGCGACGCCGTACCGGAGATCGCGGCGGGCGACCTCGAGAGCTTCGCGCAGCCCCTCGACTTTCTGGGCGTCAACTACTACTCCCGCGCCGTCGTCGCCCACGATGAAGCGTGGCCGCACTTTCGGAACGTCCCGGCGGGCGAGGCGCACACCGATATGGGCTGGGAGGTCTTCCCACAGGGGCTCACCGACCTGCTCGTGCGGCTAAAGCGCGACTACGCGTTGCCCCCCCTGTACATCACCGAAAACGGCGCCGCCTACCCCGACCGCCTCGAGGGGGGGCGCGTTCATGACCCCGAGCGCGTCCGCTACTACGCCCTGCACCTCACCGCCCTCCAGGAGGCCATGCGCCAAGGGGTCGATGTGCGCGGCTACTACGCCTGGAGCCTCATGGACAACTTCGAGTGGGCCAAGGGCTACAGCAAGCGCTTCGGCCTCTTTTACGTCGATTACGCCACCCAAGAGCGCGTGCTCAAGGAGAGCGGGGCGTGGTACCGCGAGGTGGTGCGCGCGAATGGTCAGGGGCTCGAGGTTCCGCAATAA